tgttgccagaatggagagtatcagactggtaatttctatagctgctcaacacgggtggagaatccatcaaatggacatgaaatccgcatttctcaacggatatctggaagaggaaatttatatccagTAACCACCTGGATATGttgtgaaaggtcaagaaaataaagtgctaaaattgaaaaaggcactttatggtcttaagcaagcaccacgagcctggaacagtcgcattgacaaatattttcaagaaaatggttttgtcaaatacccacatgaatatgccctgtatgcaaaggtgaaaaatggagatatgttacttgtttgtttgtatgtggatgatctcatttttacagggaacaatcctaagatgtttgaagagttcaaaaatacaatggctcgtgagttcgagatgactgacattggtctaatggcatattatcttggcattgaagtgaagcagaatgacgacggaatttttatttctcaaagtggttttgcaaaggagatcttaaagaagtttaagatggaaaattgtaattccgtcagcacgccagtcgaatgtggaatcaagttgacaaaagatgaaggtggagacagagtcaACCCGACATTATTCCGAAGCTTGGTCGGAAGTCTCAGATACTTGACATGTACGAGACCAGATATTCTTTATGCAGtcggcttagtaagtcgatacatggaagccccaacGGTGCCACATTGGAACGCAGcaaaaagaattctccgttatgttaaaggtacaactaatttgggtttactttattcaaaatctgatgatttcaaattagttgggtACAGTGATAGTGACTGGgccggtgacaaggatgaccgaaaaagtacaactggttttgtattttttctgggtgATACTGCATTCACATGGAGTTCAAAAAAGCAACCGATCGTGACGTTATCTACCTGCAAAGCTGAATATGTCGCTGCAACATCTTGTGTGTGTCATGCGATTTGGCTCCGGAAATTGCTAAAAGAATTTCAGATgagtcaaaatgatccaacggagatttttattgataataaatctgcactggcattagcgaaaaatccagtgtttcatgatcgaagtaagcacattgatacgaggtatcattttattcgAGAATGCATTGAGCAGAAGGAGGTGAAGCTGAAGTATGTGAAAACTCAAGATCAGATTGCAGACATTTTCACGAAGCTGCTAAAATATGATGTGTTCAGTCATTTGAGAGCTCAATTGGGAGTCGTggaaaattaagtttaagggagcatgttaaaaaaaattaataaacttaattttgaaataaaaaaataataaagaaaaattaaataaagaaagaCATGTGATGGTATGGGTTGTCAAAGTCATTGTATGGGGTTTGGTTTTTATTTGTCATATATGTTAAAAATGTCAAAGTAGTAGTATGGGTTTAGTATGgatttagttttttatttatgaaataaattgtGCAATTGGAATGGTGaagtagtatatatatatatatatatatatatatatatatatatatatatatatatatatatatatatatatatatatatatatatatataaatacttaATATTGAGTGTAGTGTgtgtaaaaaataaagaaagtgAAGTCTTTAATCTTTTGTATCATTTGTATCCttgaatgaaattaatttttccataaAGTAATTAGTCCCTCTAGTCTAACAAAACATAAATCTCATCCCAATTAAAGCTTTCTCGATTATTCtaaatcataaataaaattTCTTTTATAAAAATGCATGGTTATCAAAACCGGACCGGTCAAAGAACCGGAAGAGCTAAAGGGTGAAGGGTTTAAGGTTTAACCAGGGTTTAACCGGGGTTGAACCGAGGTTCAAATaatcttaaaaaataataattttaattttatttacaccttcaaacacaataaaaatgttaatttgaattttatatcctaatatataatttaattatcatGACGAATTATAACTTGCATATTCTAAATGTAACAAAAACTTAACTTGAttgattataaattttatattatgatatataatataaaattaaatagtaATATAACTTGATTTCAGTAcatatatcattaatatttttttactacATATCCATCAAGCATGATTTAATTCAAGCAtgatttaatttaatggtttATTCTTTGTGAACAAACAAAAATCAATCATCGACAGAGACTTATTGATAATCAAATGAAAGCATGAATATCAAATCATTAACAAATATTTCAGTACTACATTAGTActaatttgaaaattatttttttaaaatgaaattcaagttaattttttattaattggattagttaattttaattgaactctaaattttttatttattttttaaaaagttaGAGTACAAACATTGAACCGTTTGGACCGTAAAAACCGTGACCGGGTTTCCGGGTCGCTGGTTCAACCGGCCGGGTCACCGGTTTTTCAACGGTTTTCTAAGATGTAATAAAATGGCCACTTCCGGACCGGAATACCTACCGGGTCCGGTTCAACCCGGTTGAACCGACCGGGCCGGTCCGGGTTTGATAACCTTGTAAAAATGTACTAGTTATTTTCTAATCTTTCTAACacatctttatttattattcataaaaattaatttgtCTATAATCCTAATACCATTATTACTAAAAGCAATTGTGATAATTTAATATTCATTCAAACTCATACTAGTAACTTAAGGGTAAAAAAAGGCGGTTTGGTACACTACGCGTTCCCGTTAAGCGAGGGTTCGGAGAAGGGTCCCACCATAAGGGTGTATAGGGGACAAGCCTTCCCTTACCAATTTAtctggcaagaggccgctcctaagagtCGAACCCGTGACCactcggtcacacgacaacaatcatttacatatttagaccaattacccaatcattacctatctagactatttatttgtgacttttccaaaatgtcattcttatatatatatatatatatatatatatatatatatatatgggacaattacaaaactagcccTATTTTAAAACCCATTTACATTTTTAATCTAGTTATCCAACTTTTTACAAATGTAGgcaattttgtaaaatttggaCAAATTTGCCCTTTCTTTCCCATTCTCTGTTCTTCACCCTAAACGTATCAAATGCTGCGATatgaagagaaggaagaacgaGAAGCAACGGAGGCACACTCGAAGAGGAGGAGAAGCGAACGGCggcgataggaagaggaggagaagaaggcgAACGACGAACAGAAGAATCTGGCCATCTCGTCCCAatgtatattgtttctcttcctttttcatgtttttcctgaTCGTGCGAACCCCAAAAACAATGACATTGTTGTCTAAAAATGCATTTTGGttggaatatcagtttcagaTTTTTTCCCCGACAGCGTCGATATCTGTTGATTTCTTATCAATATCGACAGATATGACGAtataactgttgaaacacctttccacgagattttgatttgacaaaataatccatgattaagagacaattaaatttaagtgctttgatttaattgtactaatgtgtttgttcaatgttaagtatatatgtatatatcaaaaagtaaagacagaacgaagtcagcatgatatcacggcacaagctgagtagagtggaactcagcgTAAGAAAAGACAAGACATCTTCAGAGTAGAAGCTTAAAAatcaagaagctgagtggaacgaaactcagtatcaaaagtagaaaagaCTTCTtaagaactatgtcttgcagaacgaagctgaccatggaagctgagtacaaaagaactcagtatctgaattGGCAATAATCAAAAGACAAGTAACAAAGTCATgccgagtgatcttcaggacagcaccaatgacccgttagctaaaagacaagtccgacaactgtctgaaccaataataggaacctcggaattacgcacagaaatgatttcgagacgcatgggtcaaacgtccgttagctaaaagatgaaacctgtacaagaagacaaaactgcaagaaaaggACAAGCCTGGCACCTGAGGAAATcaaacgacaggattggcctgcaagccagaagctgaccagagccttgtctcccaaaagagccgttttggattcaacggacaaatcaaattcaaatgatttgatccTCAGATTGCAACTATAAAGGGGCAAGCATACCTCTTGGATCATCgccgatttacagaaaatacaagagagaaatacaagcaaaaagcacatcaaaacaaaagagatcttacaccaaacttctatccttgtgtaaatgctagagtgatttttgtaatcatctaaagtgttctttgtctgaaaaagaacaagtctgtatcaattgtattattgagagaattgtgctgagtgtttggttgtaaatactcagtggtagagaaacctaagtgttcggttatagcacttagtaggagttgagtagacgaatagaggaaggtactcttgcatattcaattgccttgtaaacggtttgtgctctacctttaaagagctcagtattggatttaaaaagcctggagggattctggggactggacgtaggcggagaggccgaaccaggataagtcgtactgagtaatttctaactctctctcaatatatatatttatctgtatgtgttgcttgtcatatttactcagcatataaaattgcttaaactgacactgagtaaataggagtgctgagttggaagctgaccacaacagtgtcaattcccaactcatacgtAAAGTTGTTTTAGTCAACacctgactaaagctgtcttacactataatcggtcgtgctgaccaaagctgagttgactaactcaagaaaataaattaagtcagcttaatcaaattacgaaaaagttatattagttcctaacccccccccccccttggaactaatcacacgggaccaacaagtggtatcagagctaaatagctcactattcaaagatttaacaatcttgagctgatcccgataaatggctgagaacagcactcgtttccttcccgggaaccaaacaacacagatactcccagagggattatcaattagtcggcctcccctattctttggatcaaattatacattctggaacaataggatgaagaactttattcaagccataaacatgagtgcatggcttgcaatagttcaaggcccatatgtgccatataaaactgttgacaatgagaaagttgttaagggtgaaactgagtggtcagaagatgaccttaaaaaattacaaaataatgcttcggctatcaatatgcttcactgtgcattagatgctgcagaatacaataagatttcaggttgcgagtcagcacaggagatttggaaaaagcttgaagtaacctacgaatgtacaagcaaggtcaaggagtcaaaggtgaaccaacatatgagattatacgagctgttcgagacgAACGACGATGAGGACATCTCcggaatgaacgctagattcaccaacatcataaatgagctaaagaggctcggcaagaacttcactgaagaagagcaggtgaagaaaatcctgagaagcttaccaaagagttggcaagctaagaaaactgtcgtggaggaagctcaagacttgaccacatataaatatgatgagctaatcggatctctgctgactcatgagatctctatgaaaaattttgaagcaaaaaaaaagtcagaagacaagaaacaaaaatcacttgtcatgaaagctgactcaaccgaagctgactcatcggacgatgaggaaatggccatgttcacaaggaagatgaagaagctgtttagaaagaatgaaaagaacagcaagaagccattcagaagaggcgataggtacaaagctgagtccagtgacaaatacaaaaaggacagctccaagcctgtcacgtgctttgagtgtcatcaaactaggcacattaagtcaagctgccctaatctaaagaaagacaagaagggaagcaaaaaggctatagtggccacatggagtgacagcgacgactcaacatcatctgaagctgatgccaccgagtcagcaaacatatgcttcatggccgatgacactgctgaccatactcgatctgagcaagctgacctctctgaagaatctgaacaggaggaatactcaaatgaggtaacatctatacacttgcttagaaatgaaatgattaacgccctgagtgacttatatacactgactaaaaagtgtaataagaaaataaaagcactcagcaggcggtgtgacgagattgaagaggtcaaacttagtgaccttcgatatcttctccaaaacaactcagctttgcatagtaacatggaaattatgcacaagtttatctcggaagtccaatcagattcaaagaaactgagaaaggatgtcacaaaccttcagaaccaaataaaaggttcaaacaagtcccatgctgagtactcaggtactagtcagcaaagacagttcactcaatttgattgttgtgggaaaagggggcacacaagagatgtgtgttggtataacaagcggattgtccaatgtgacttctgcggaaacaaagggcataccactaaggtatgttggcatgctcagcacaatggtgctgacaaaaaacaaagtcaccccaaGAGGATAACAatctgtgacttctgtggtaaagctggccacacaataaaagtatgccgtcacaagttaaaacatgactttgcacctgtttatgctaacaaacgaggacccaaaaagaattgggtacctaaagatgaatgattcaaaatgcaggtgagcctgaggtgcgtggagaagtcaaaactgtggtatattgacagcgcatgctcgaggcatatgactagtgatgaaactcagttcatcacacttgagcttaaacgaggtggaaacgtaagctttggagataaTAAGAATGGTAAGATAGTGGGATCAggcactatcggaggtaaccccaccattgagtcagtctccttagttaagggtctcaaatacaacctattgagcgtagctcagctttgtgatagcggtagacaggttatatttgatactactcagtgtcggatactcgagggaaacaaactgattttaactgcccctcgtgttgacaatgtatatatgttgagtttagaaaaacagttttcaaaaaatatatgcttagtgtctaaagaggataactcctggctatggcataggagacttggtcatgtaagcatgtacctcctagccaaattagctagaaagcaactagttgagggattgcccaaattgaaatttgaaaaagatcaattatgtaatgcttgtcagcaaggtaaacaaacgaaaaagtcttttcaaagtaaaaacattgtctcaaccaaaagaccattggaattactacatttggaccttttcggacctgtccagccactcaacttgggcggtaagaaattctccttagtcattgtagatgttttctctcggtatacttggatcatcttgctgagtagtaaGGATGAAAcgtttgagatgttcacaacattgattaaaaagcttgaaaatgacaaagacctaaaagtagctcatattagaagcgacgatggtggagaattcaaaaaccaacagtttgacgaattctgcgaaaccagtggtattgaccacaatttctctgctcctagaactcctcaacaaaatggggttgttgaaaggaaaaacagaacaattgtcgaaattgctaggacaatgctgagtgaaaataggcttccaaagtatttctggggtgaagctgtccacacagcatgctacatactcaatagggctttagttagacctattcttaagaaaaccccatacgaactttggaaaggacgaaagcccaacattggctactttcgtgcctttgggtgtaatgttttatactcaatacaaaagataaccttgcaaaatttgatactaaaactgacgaagcgatctttttagggtactcaactaacagtaaagcatatagagtatataataaacgaactcaagttgttgaagagtctgtccatatagagttcgatgaaactgaccctgaaagaaagacaactcagtccgccgaagatgaaccaagctcagcttccgctgaccaaacaggagctactgagtcatcagtactAGGGCTGgccaaaggtaaacacaaacccgaaattacctttgctgaccaatctattcctgcagatgttgtagaaacacctattcaagacaactcaacattacctaaagaaataaaaatcccaagaggacattcggagaagtccattcttgatgccgctgataacaagctgatgacaagagatcagctcaGAAAGTATCTCggaaatgttgcatt
The sequence above is drawn from the Euphorbia lathyris chromosome 6, ddEupLath1.1, whole genome shotgun sequence genome and encodes:
- the LOC136233805 gene encoding uncharacterized mitochondrial protein AtMg00810-like, whose product is MDEDNDQEEPATVIATTPATSSTSASSTSSSSSSSQENKVLKLKKALYGLKQAPRAWNSRIDKYFQENGFVKYPHEYALYAKVKNGDMLLVCLYVDDLIFTGNNPKMFEEFKNTMAREFEMTDIGLMAYYLGIEVKQNDDGIFISQSGFAKEILKKFKMENCNSVSTPVECGIKLTKDEGGDRVNPTLFRSLVGSLRYLTCTRPDILYAVGLVSRYMEAPTVPHWNAAKRILRYVKGTTNLGLLYSKSDDFKLVGYSDSDWAGDKDDRKSTTGFVFFLGDTAFTWSSKKQPIVTLSTCKAEYVAATSCVCHAIWLRKLLKEFQMSQNDPTEIFIDNKSALALAKNPVFHDRSKHIDTRYHFIRECIEQKEVKLKYVKTQDQIADIFTKLLKYDVFSHLRAQLGVVEN